A genomic region of Leptotrichia massiliensis contains the following coding sequences:
- a CDS encoding GNAT family N-acetyltransferase: MENNSEKKYLKKLIGDNIYLSPISVDDVEEYAEMVNDIKVSVGLGYLSYTNIIDFESEKEFLISVKKEKMFAVRLLENDELLGNIGFNSLDIINRNGALGVLIGNPKYQRKGYGTEALKLILDYGFSFLNLRNISLSVFEYNEPAYNLYKKVGFKEVGRLRKALEIMGKTYDVIILDMLKEEFQSVYIKRELEKRYNL; the protein is encoded by the coding sequence ATGGAGAATAATTCTGAGAAAAAGTATTTGAAAAAATTGATAGGAGATAACATTTATCTTTCGCCAATTTCTGTTGATGATGTTGAGGAATATGCTGAAATGGTTAATGATATAAAAGTTTCGGTTGGTTTGGGTTATCTTTCCTATACAAATATTATAGATTTTGAAAGTGAAAAGGAATTTTTAATTTCAGTAAAAAAAGAAAAAATGTTTGCTGTTAGACTACTTGAAAATGACGAGCTTCTGGGAAATATTGGATTTAATTCGTTAGATATTATAAACAGAAATGGTGCGTTGGGAGTTCTCATCGGAAATCCCAAATATCAGAGAAAAGGTTACGGAACTGAAGCTCTAAAGTTAATACTCGATTATGGTTTTTCATTTTTAAATCTGAGAAATATATCGCTAAGTGTATTTGAGTATAATGAACCAGCTTACAATCTATACAAAAAAGTTGGTTTTAAGGAAGTTGGGCGATTGCGAAAAGCCTTAGAAATTATGGGAAAAACTTATGATGTAATTATATTGGATATGTTAAAAGAAGAGTTTCAGTCAGTTTATATAAAAAGGGAACTTGAAAAAAGATATAATTTGTAA
- a CDS encoding DUF2262 domain-containing protein encodes MAEVIKDELLGEIECVDGFETEVNWVNNKKIDVYFDISDYQLLNEKDEEKTDKEKMEDRIKTLKEILSDVNGWNEKIIKNSAEVMLELANDWFDVEDYYEDDEIDEFVEDMKQVLSEESAEKLRDSEITQETMEKIMSVERLTIYGDGNFSIYLSDNDMIFSGHIINVLANINGEFSEGDIMG; translated from the coding sequence ATGGCAGAAGTTATAAAAGATGAATTATTAGGTGAAATTGAATGTGTCGATGGATTTGAAACAGAGGTTAACTGGGTAAATAATAAAAAAATAGATGTGTATTTTGATATATCTGATTATCAGCTGTTAAATGAGAAGGATGAGGAAAAGACTGATAAGGAAAAGATGGAAGACAGAATTAAAACTTTAAAGGAAATTCTGTCAGATGTGAATGGCTGGAATGAAAAAATTATAAAAAATTCGGCAGAAGTAATGCTGGAATTAGCAAACGACTGGTTTGATGTCGAAGATTATTATGAAGACGATGAAATTGATGAATTTGTTGAAGATATGAAACAAGTGTTATCAGAAGAAAGTGCTGAAAAATTGAGAGATAGTGAAATAACGCAAGAAACAATGGAAAAAATAATGTCTGTGGAAAGACTGACTATTTATGGGGATGGAAATTTCAGTATTTATCTTTCAGATAACGATATGATATTTTCAGGACATATAATAAATGTTCTTGCAAATATTAATGGGGAATTTTCTGAAGGGGATATAATGGGATAG